One window of the Chryseotalea sp. WA131a genome contains the following:
- a CDS encoding serine hydrolase, which yields MKSIRLLFSFALVSLCFSSSAQLYYPDTIWLTKKPMELKLNAVLLDSAVQFAIRNESKVEKDLRIATLKAYAAEPGYKFFGPFKHRGKPAGVIIKNGYIVAQWGDVNRVDMTFSVTKSYLSTVAGLAYDQRLIRKVDDRVVDYVTDEKFEGEHNSKITWSHLLTQSSDWSGCLFDFCDWADRPPKQGSIDDWKNRRLVEPGTQFEYNDVRVNLLAYSLLQVWRKPLPLVVKEKIMDPIGASTTWRWHGYDNSFVNVDGQMMQSVSGGGHFGGGLFINTLDHARFGLLFARKGKWKNQQIISERWVKAAQQPSAPNPSYGFMWWTNEQNNLGNVSKKIFYADGFGGNYIVVDQEHDLVIVARWLDSGKIGELVKRVTAAIEK from the coding sequence ATGAAGTCAATTCGATTATTATTTTCTTTCGCTTTGGTGAGTCTCTGTTTTTCTTCCAGCGCTCAACTCTATTATCCTGACACCATTTGGTTAACCAAGAAGCCCATGGAATTAAAATTGAACGCTGTGCTTTTGGATAGCGCTGTTCAGTTTGCGATCCGCAACGAAAGCAAAGTGGAAAAGGATTTGCGTATTGCCACTTTAAAAGCCTATGCTGCCGAGCCTGGTTATAAATTCTTTGGCCCATTCAAACATCGCGGCAAACCAGCAGGTGTCATTATTAAAAATGGTTACATCGTGGCGCAATGGGGCGATGTCAATCGCGTGGACATGACCTTTAGTGTTACCAAAAGTTATTTGTCAACGGTGGCTGGATTAGCGTATGATCAACGATTGATCCGAAAAGTAGATGACCGCGTGGTGGACTACGTGACAGACGAGAAATTTGAAGGGGAACACAATAGTAAAATTACCTGGAGTCATTTGCTCACACAATCCAGCGACTGGTCGGGTTGCTTGTTTGACTTTTGTGATTGGGCTGATCGTCCACCCAAGCAGGGAAGTATTGATGATTGGAAGAACAGAAGATTGGTAGAGCCAGGAACCCAATTTGAGTACAACGATGTTCGTGTAAATCTTTTAGCCTATTCGCTGTTGCAAGTCTGGCGCAAGCCTTTGCCGCTGGTGGTGAAAGAAAAAATTATGGATCCCATTGGAGCGTCTACCACTTGGCGATGGCATGGATATGATAATTCATTTGTGAATGTGGATGGCCAAATGATGCAATCCGTAAGCGGTGGCGGTCATTTTGGAGGCGGGCTTTTCATAAATACGTTAGACCACGCTCGCTTTGGTTTATTGTTCGCCCGAAAGGGTAAATGGAAAAACCAACAAATAATTTCCGAGCGATGGGTAAAAGCGGCTCAGCAGCCTTCTGCGCCAAATCCATCCTATGGCTTTATGTGGTGGACCAATGAGCAAAATAACTTGGGCAATGTTTCAAAAAAAATCTTCTATGCCGATGGCTTTGGTGGCAACTATATTGTTGTAGACCAAGAGCATGATTTAGTGATCGTGGCGAGGTGGCTCGACTCGGGTAAAATAGGGGAGTTAGTGAAGCGGGTAACGGCCGCGATTGAAAAGTAA
- a CDS encoding transglutaminase family protein translates to MRVHYIHHRTHYHYPHWVVDSANQVKLFPLQDAHQHVVEHQLVVSEDPAIHIFQDYFENTTGFFTLVKPHRELSIESFCKVEMTEQAVLPHQSAAVAWTELRSSQLQTKWHDYLFAESTLHQSSIEEATHLNSSEHPFDELHRLSEYIFKNFEYKKGVTTIETGIDEIWKLRAGVCQDFAHLLLYMMRLRGVPCRYVSGYICPGNSEWRGEGATHAWAEAWLPDVGWVGIDPTNNCLAGERHVRLTVGRSFLDCTPVKGTYKGSIEHLLEVTVQFSSRAFTEVQLAPKEITTEQKLHFKKVISETYEIYKQRQQQQQ, encoded by the coding sequence ATGCGTGTTCACTACATTCATCATCGCACCCATTACCATTATCCACATTGGGTCGTTGATTCTGCCAATCAGGTAAAATTATTTCCACTACAAGATGCGCATCAGCACGTGGTGGAGCATCAACTGGTTGTTTCAGAAGATCCAGCGATTCATATTTTTCAAGATTACTTTGAAAATACCACCGGCTTTTTCACCCTTGTAAAGCCACATCGTGAACTATCAATAGAAAGTTTCTGCAAAGTTGAAATGACAGAGCAGGCAGTTCTGCCTCATCAATCAGCAGCAGTTGCTTGGACCGAGTTGAGAAGCAGCCAATTACAAACCAAGTGGCACGACTATTTGTTTGCAGAGTCTACGTTGCACCAGTCTTCGATTGAGGAGGCCACCCATTTAAATTCGAGCGAGCATCCTTTTGATGAGCTGCATCGACTTTCGGAGTACATTTTTAAAAATTTTGAGTACAAAAAGGGCGTTACCACCATCGAAACCGGAATTGATGAAATTTGGAAATTACGCGCTGGTGTTTGCCAAGATTTTGCACATTTGCTTTTGTACATGATGCGCTTACGCGGAGTGCCTTGCCGCTATGTAAGTGGTTATATTTGTCCAGGCAATAGCGAGTGGAGAGGAGAAGGTGCTACGCATGCGTGGGCCGAAGCATGGCTTCCCGATGTGGGTTGGGTAGGCATCGACCCTACCAATAATTGTTTAGCCGGTGAAAGACATGTGCGCTTGACTGTTGGCAGAAGCTTTTTAGATTGTACTCCGGTGAAAGGGACATACAAAGGTTCGATAGAACATCTGCTGGAGGTGACGGTACAATTTAGCTCTAGAGCTTTCACCGAAGTGCAACTAGCGCCAAAAGAAATTACAACTGAGCAAAAGTTGCATTTTAAGAAAGTTATTTCGGAGACTTATGAAATCTACAAACAAAGACAGCAACAGCAACAGTAA
- a CDS encoding alpha-E domain-containing protein — translation MLSRVADSVFWMARYLERSDNVLRLLRTDYIASQDELLDYNWQLLCDQFGDPEHRAKVAKYRDALHYLVVSREHDYSVFNNIVRVRENARSVQDYITKELWQSLNDFYHRIRDPQTEKFISSQDPVTAFDLLLRESIIFYGTVDVTMNRGEGYTFLNLGKYIERCLMCLDILEFKRMQMAKAEQEGIHWKYLLYALSGYEFHTKYYKNALQVEEVIHQVLFNMQFPHSAAYALAQTGRYFQRLSAVSKPEYFDEINELIKQINLSVEEYQHQNPLVIIEKLIPDLRAKLLYLNKRLGSLYFGYL, via the coding sequence ATGCTAAGCCGTGTTGCAGATTCTGTTTTTTGGATGGCGCGCTATTTAGAGCGTAGCGACAACGTACTCCGCCTGCTCCGCACAGATTATATAGCTTCTCAGGACGAGTTGCTTGACTACAATTGGCAATTGTTGTGCGATCAATTTGGTGACCCAGAACATCGAGCAAAAGTGGCCAAATACAGGGATGCATTGCATTATTTAGTGGTGAGTAGAGAACACGACTATTCGGTATTTAATAATATTGTCCGCGTACGCGAAAATGCGCGTTCGGTGCAAGATTACATCACCAAAGAGTTGTGGCAGTCGCTGAACGATTTTTATCATCGGATTCGTGATCCGCAAACGGAGAAATTTATTTCTTCGCAAGATCCTGTTACCGCTTTTGACTTACTGCTGCGCGAAAGCATTATTTTCTATGGCACAGTAGACGTTACCATGAACAGGGGTGAGGGCTATACATTTTTGAACTTAGGAAAATATATTGAACGATGCCTGATGTGTTTGGATATCCTAGAATTCAAAAGAATGCAAATGGCGAAAGCCGAGCAAGAAGGAATTCATTGGAAATATCTTTTGTACGCCTTGTCGGGATATGAATTTCACACGAAGTATTACAAAAATGCCTTGCAAGTGGAAGAGGTGATTCATCAGGTATTGTTCAATATGCAATTTCCGCATTCGGCAGCTTATGCCTTGGCGCAAACAGGTCGGTATTTTCAGCGGTTAAGTGCCGTATCAAAACCTGAATACTTTGATGAAATCAACGAGCTGATAAAACAGATCAACCTGTCGGTAGAAGAATATCAACATCAAAATCCGTTGGTGATTATCGAAAAATTAATCCCAGATCTTCGCGCCAAATTATTGTATTTGAATAAGCGCCTCGGCAGCCTTTATTTTGGCTATTTGTAA
- a CDS encoding circularly permuted type 2 ATP-grasp protein has translation MPNANLLSAYHPSPNTWDEMLADEVIREHYQIFLDSLKKSSITDLARKDELARKLFMSQGITFTVYSDGEGIEKIFPFDIIPRIITASEWAHIEVGIKQRLKALNLFLKDVYHEQAILKDGIIPTELIHNCPNFLKEMVNVNVPYDIYTHISGIDLIRDSNGSFYVLEDNLRTPSGVSYMLENRSMTYRVFPGLLPQNNVRSVKDYPDLLLKNLISLSDRQTSNPTVVLLTPGIYNSAYFEHTTLARLMGVELVEGRDLVVDDAKVYMKTTSGLKQVDVIYRRVDDEFLDPLVFNPTSMLGVSGLYYAYCKGNVAIINAPGNGVADDKAVYTFVPQMIKYYLNEEPILKTVPTYYMENPDHFNLVFGDVRKMVIKKTNGSGGYGMLMGHSASDQEIAEYKLEVEKNPRNFIAQPMIQLSSVPCFINNQIQPRHVDLRPFALYGPAGIEIVPGGLTRVALRQGSLVVNSSQGGGSKDTWVLGS, from the coding sequence ATGCCTAACGCCAATCTACTATCTGCCTATCACCCAAGCCCTAACACATGGGACGAAATGTTGGCGGATGAAGTCATTCGCGAGCATTACCAGATTTTCTTAGACAGTTTAAAAAAGTCGTCAATAACGGACCTTGCCCGTAAAGATGAGCTTGCCCGAAAACTTTTCATGAGCCAAGGCATCACATTTACCGTTTACAGCGATGGTGAAGGCATTGAGAAAATATTTCCATTCGATATTATCCCACGGATCATCACGGCATCGGAGTGGGCTCATATCGAGGTAGGCATCAAGCAACGATTGAAAGCGCTTAACTTATTTTTGAAAGACGTTTACCACGAGCAGGCCATTTTAAAAGACGGCATAATTCCTACTGAACTCATTCACAATTGCCCCAACTTTTTGAAGGAGATGGTGAACGTGAATGTGCCCTACGATATTTACACGCACATTTCAGGCATCGATCTCATCCGCGACAGCAATGGGTCGTTTTATGTATTGGAAGATAACTTGCGCACACCATCGGGTGTGTCGTACATGTTGGAGAATCGCAGCATGACGTATCGCGTTTTTCCTGGCCTGTTGCCGCAAAACAACGTTCGTTCCGTCAAAGATTATCCTGACTTGCTGCTGAAGAATTTGATCTCACTTTCTGATAGGCAAACCAGCAATCCAACCGTAGTACTGTTGACACCCGGTATCTATAACTCTGCTTATTTTGAGCACACCACGTTAGCGCGGTTGATGGGCGTGGAGCTGGTGGAAGGTCGTGATTTGGTGGTAGACGATGCCAAAGTGTATATGAAAACCACTTCGGGCTTGAAGCAGGTGGATGTAATTTACAGACGTGTGGACGATGAATTTTTAGATCCACTCGTTTTTAATCCAACCAGCATGCTGGGCGTTTCGGGTTTGTACTATGCGTATTGCAAAGGCAACGTGGCCATCATCAATGCTCCGGGCAATGGGGTGGCCGATGATAAAGCGGTGTACACGTTTGTGCCGCAAATGATCAAGTATTACCTGAACGAAGAGCCGATTTTGAAAACTGTACCTACTTACTATATGGAGAATCCCGACCACTTTAATTTAGTGTTTGGCGATGTTCGGAAAATGGTGATCAAAAAAACAAATGGGAGTGGGGGATATGGAATGTTGATGGGGCATTCGGCCAGTGATCAAGAAATAGCAGAGTACAAATTGGAGGTTGAAAAAAATCCAAGAAACTTTATTGCGCAGCCGATGATTCAACTTTCGTCTGTTCCGTGTTTTATCAATAACCAAATTCAACCGCGCCATGTTGACTTACGGCCATTTGCGCTGTATGGCCCAGCCGGAATTGAAATTGTTCCAGGTGGATTGACGCGCGTAGCCTTGAGACAAGGATCTTTGGTAGTGAATTCATCGCAAGGTGGTGGAAGTAAAGATACGTGGGTGTTAGGTTCGTAA
- a CDS encoding GNAT family N-acetyltransferase gives MNQDPIFITANSQDEFKLSKSLFQLYANSLSFNLCFQDFENELNHLSIQYNKPTGALILAYQNETAIGCVGVRYLDKEVAELKRMFVLPEFRKLKIGHRLLEEALKSAKELGYNKIRLDTLQDMVAARALYQKNGFYEITSYRHNPIAGAIYMEKVLN, from the coding sequence ATGAATCAAGACCCAATTTTTATTACTGCGAACTCACAAGACGAATTCAAACTCTCCAAATCACTCTTCCAGCTATACGCCAACTCCCTCAGTTTCAATCTCTGCTTTCAAGACTTTGAAAACGAACTCAATCACCTATCTATTCAATACAATAAACCAACTGGTGCGTTGATTTTGGCGTATCAAAATGAAACGGCTATTGGTTGTGTGGGTGTTCGGTATTTGGATAAAGAAGTTGCTGAACTGAAACGAATGTTTGTGCTGCCGGAGTTTAGAAAGTTAAAAATTGGGCATCGCCTTTTGGAGGAAGCATTGAAATCTGCAAAGGAATTGGGGTACAATAAGATTCGGTTAGATACGCTTCAAGATATGGTGGCCGCCCGGGCGCTCTACCAGAAAAATGGATTTTACGAGATCACTTCCTATCGGCACAACCCCATCGCAGGAGCAATTTACATGGAGAAAGTATTGAACTAG
- a CDS encoding DUF1287 domain-containing protein translates to MTKQDVKYDPSYFSIKYPNGDVPSNKGVCTDVVIRAYRMLKIDLQSEVHKDMKNNFKVYPAKWGMKTTDTNIDHRRVPNLMKYFERKGKTLKISDKPQDYNIGDIVCWDLGKGITHIGIVVNRKSLDGNRFMIVHNIGAGQELADCLFNFKIIGHYRLGK, encoded by the coding sequence TTGACCAAGCAAGATGTAAAGTATGATCCTTCCTATTTTTCAATTAAATATCCAAATGGTGATGTCCCTTCAAACAAGGGCGTGTGCACAGATGTTGTTATACGTGCTTATCGTATGCTAAAAATTGATTTGCAATCGGAAGTGCATAAAGACATGAAGAATAATTTTAAAGTATATCCGGCCAAATGGGGAATGAAAACTACCGATACCAATATTGACCATCGGAGAGTACCCAACTTGATGAAGTATTTTGAAAGAAAAGGTAAAACTTTAAAAATATCAGACAAACCTCAAGACTACAATATAGGCGACATTGTTTGCTGGGACTTGGGGAAAGGGATAACCCATATTGGAATTGTTGTGAATAGAAAATCGTTGGATGGAAATCGATTCATGATTGTGCACAATATTGGTGCAGGTCAAGAGTTGGCTGATTGTCTTTTTAATTTTAAGATTATTGGGCACTATCGCCTTGGAAAATAG
- a CDS encoding sodium/sugar symporter has protein sequence MQKLQLIDYIVFFVYFVIVSSYGYWIYTRKKHSEIDSKDFFLAEGSLTWWAIGASLIASNISAEQFVGMSGSGFAMGLAIASYEWMAAVTLIIVAAFFLPIYLKNKIYTMPQFLSQRYSPLVATIMAVFWLLMYIFVNLTSILYLGALAVDTITGIGFTTCVIGLSIFAIFITLGGMKVIGYTDVIQVIVLVLGGLATTYLALELVAQKISGGDVWTALGYVQDNASDHFHMILQKGDMMMPDGKGGTEDAYQKLPGIAVLVGGLWIANIGYWGCNQYITQRALGADLPTARKGLLFAAFLKLLMPVIVVLPGIAAYVLYKNGFFQTEMLESVTVDGITKEVVKSDKAYPVLLNLLPTGLKGLSFAALTAAIVASLAGKANSISTIFTLDIYQKFFKKSASEKNLVNVGKGTILAAMLIAIFMAPQLSRFDQAFQFIQEFSGLISPGVVAIFLMGMFWKRANGMAALVAAIATLPLGIGFNEYFPEMPFLNRMSSVFLVLIAIILVVSLLSPYKPKKDGIEVTADMFKIEKSFAIGSIILMGIIAALYIAYW, from the coding sequence ATGCAAAAACTCCAACTCATCGATTACATTGTTTTCTTCGTGTACTTTGTCATCGTCTCCAGCTACGGCTATTGGATTTATACCCGCAAAAAACATTCTGAGATTGACTCCAAAGATTTCTTTTTGGCGGAAGGATCGCTCACGTGGTGGGCCATTGGTGCTTCGCTGATAGCATCCAATATTTCGGCAGAGCAATTTGTGGGTATGTCAGGCTCCGGTTTTGCCATGGGCTTGGCAATAGCATCCTATGAGTGGATGGCCGCGGTTACCTTGATCATAGTGGCTGCGTTTTTCTTGCCTATTTATTTGAAGAACAAGATTTATACCATGCCCCAATTTTTGTCGCAGCGGTACAGTCCTCTGGTGGCCACCATCATGGCGGTGTTTTGGTTGTTGATGTACATCTTCGTCAACCTTACTTCTATTTTGTACTTAGGTGCATTGGCGGTGGACACCATCACAGGCATTGGGTTTACCACTTGCGTAATTGGCCTGTCCATCTTTGCCATTTTCATTACCCTTGGGGGGATGAAGGTGATTGGCTATACGGATGTGATCCAAGTGATTGTTCTAGTATTAGGAGGCTTGGCTACTACTTACCTGGCGTTGGAACTGGTGGCACAAAAAATCAGCGGTGGCGATGTGTGGACAGCACTTGGCTATGTACAAGATAATGCTTCCGACCATTTTCACATGATCTTGCAAAAGGGCGACATGATGATGCCCGATGGTAAGGGAGGCACCGAAGATGCTTACCAAAAATTACCTGGCATTGCCGTTTTGGTTGGCGGACTTTGGATTGCAAACATTGGCTATTGGGGATGTAACCAGTATATCACCCAGCGGGCCTTGGGTGCAGATTTGCCAACCGCGCGTAAAGGTTTGCTCTTCGCAGCTTTCTTGAAGTTATTGATGCCGGTGATTGTGGTGCTGCCCGGCATTGCCGCTTACGTGCTTTACAAAAACGGATTCTTCCAAACGGAAATGCTTGAGTCTGTGACGGTCGATGGAATTACCAAAGAAGTGGTGAAGTCAGACAAGGCCTATCCAGTGCTACTTAATTTATTGCCCACAGGCTTGAAGGGGTTATCGTTCGCAGCTTTGACGGCTGCTATTGTGGCTTCCTTGGCAGGCAAAGCCAATAGCATCTCCACTATTTTTACATTGGATATCTACCAAAAGTTTTTTAAGAAAAGTGCTTCCGAAAAGAATCTTGTCAACGTGGGCAAAGGCACGATTTTAGCGGCCATGCTCATTGCCATTTTTATGGCACCTCAGTTGAGCCGCTTTGATCAGGCTTTTCAATTTATCCAAGAGTTTAGCGGCTTGATATCACCCGGGGTGGTGGCCATATTTTTGATGGGTATGTTTTGGAAGCGCGCCAACGGAATGGCTGCTTTAGTTGCCGCCATTGCTACGCTACCGCTGGGCATTGGCTTTAATGAGTATTTTCCTGAGATGCCTTTCTTAAATCGGATGAGTTCAGTTTTCTTGGTGCTCATCGCGATCATTCTGGTCGTTAGTTTACTTTCTCCTTATAAACCCAAAAAGGACGGAATAGAAGTGACCGCTGACATGTTTAAGATTGAGAAGTCTTTTGCAATTGGTTCCATCATATTGATGGGTATTATTGCGGCATTGTATATTGCTTATTGGTAA
- the galK gene encoding galactokinase: MTLVSSVVDSFVARFKVKPTIVKAPGRINFIGEHVDYNEGFVLPAAIDRHMVFAIAPSGNDRCNIYSHDLEEGVSFSIHDLNAGDTWINYLMGVMDGFERSGLPVHGVDCVFGGNIPNGAGLSSSAALCCGFGFALNELFRCNLTRIQVAKIAQYAEHEFVGLQCGIMDQYASLFGKKDAALLLDCRALTHELIPIQLKDYSILLIDSKVKHTLANTAYNDRREACEEGVRIIKKKNPLINSLRDVSSQMLYENQDALGEEVFIKCLFIVEEIKRTQIGADLLKKNELKAFGEWMYQTHWGLSQSYEVSCEELDFLVSLAEEEKKWIAGARMMGGGFGGCTLNLVDNSYVKVFQEKVLHQYLATFKKEPDFYLVNLADGVGMPNP, translated from the coding sequence ATGACCCTCGTTTCGTCTGTTGTCGATTCTTTTGTCGCTCGTTTTAAAGTAAAACCCACCATCGTTAAAGCCCCCGGTCGCATCAATTTTATTGGGGAGCACGTAGATTATAATGAAGGCTTTGTGCTGCCTGCCGCCATCGATCGGCACATGGTGTTTGCCATCGCGCCCAGTGGCAACGACCGCTGTAATATTTATTCGCACGATTTAGAAGAAGGAGTTTCATTTTCCATTCATGATTTGAATGCAGGCGACACGTGGATCAATTACCTGATGGGAGTGATGGATGGCTTTGAGCGGAGTGGGTTGCCTGTGCACGGTGTGGATTGCGTTTTCGGTGGCAATATTCCGAATGGCGCGGGGCTGTCGTCATCGGCTGCGCTGTGTTGCGGGTTTGGCTTCGCGCTAAATGAATTGTTCCGCTGTAACCTTACCCGAATTCAAGTAGCAAAAATTGCTCAATATGCCGAGCATGAATTTGTCGGGCTTCAATGCGGCATCATGGATCAATACGCGAGTTTGTTTGGAAAGAAGGATGCCGCATTGTTGTTGGATTGCCGGGCTTTGACCCACGAGTTAATCCCAATTCAACTAAAAGATTATTCTATTTTATTGATCGATAGCAAAGTGAAACATACGCTGGCAAATACAGCCTACAACGATAGGCGAGAAGCATGTGAAGAAGGCGTGCGAATCATCAAAAAGAAAAATCCACTGATAAATTCGTTGCGCGATGTGTCTTCCCAAATGCTTTATGAAAACCAAGACGCCTTGGGCGAAGAGGTGTTTATCAAATGCTTGTTTATAGTGGAAGAAATCAAACGCACACAAATAGGGGCAGATTTGTTAAAGAAAAATGAGTTGAAAGCATTTGGTGAATGGATGTACCAAACGCACTGGGGCTTAAGTCAAAGCTACGAAGTAAGTTGCGAGGAGTTGGATTTCTTGGTATCGCTGGCCGAAGAAGAAAAAAAATGGATCGCAGGCGCACGCATGATGGGCGGTGGCTTTGGCGGATGTACCCTCAATTTGGTAGACAATAGTTACGTAAAAGTGTTTCAAGAAAAAGTACTTCATCAATATCTTGCTACTTTCAAAAAAGAACCTGATTTTTATTTAGTTAACTTGGCAGATGGAGTTGGAATGCCTAACCCCTAA
- a CDS encoding response regulator transcription factor yields the protein MKKQYRILAVDDDADILELLQYNLEMEGFIVKTVSDCKKALTEAIDFLPDLIILDIMMTPLSGIDICKQLRDLATFKYTYIFFLTARSEHYYQDAALDTGGDDFIEKIIGLRALTSKVATVLKGNYVIRKSQPSVIAGNLVIHRKASVAYLNGIPLKLSKIELDFLFFFAQNPKKAITEESLINNIWGSDTFSVASSIHFYLENLAKKLGPNWLVDVGKGRFKFIPH from the coding sequence ATGAAAAAGCAATACAGGATATTGGCAGTAGATGATGACGCAGATATTCTTGAGTTGCTCCAATACAATCTGGAGATGGAAGGATTTATAGTAAAAACCGTATCTGATTGTAAGAAAGCCTTAACAGAAGCAATCGATTTTCTTCCCGATCTAATCATTTTAGATATCATGATGACGCCCTTGTCGGGGATTGACATTTGTAAGCAGCTTCGCGATCTGGCTACATTTAAGTACACTTATATTTTCTTCTTAACGGCAAGGTCAGAACATTACTATCAAGATGCTGCCCTTGATACTGGCGGAGATGATTTTATAGAAAAAATTATCGGATTGAGAGCCTTGACGAGTAAGGTGGCCACGGTTCTTAAAGGCAACTACGTTATCCGAAAAAGCCAACCATCCGTAATAGCTGGTAATTTGGTCATCCATCGCAAAGCCTCTGTGGCCTATTTGAATGGCATTCCACTAAAGTTGTCGAAAATCGAATTGGACTTTCTCTTTTTCTTTGCTCAAAATCCAAAGAAAGCAATCACAGAAGAAAGTCTCATCAATAATATTTGGGGATCGGACACCTTCTCCGTTGCCTCCTCTATTCATTTCTACTTAGAAAATTTAGCAAAAAAATTAGGACCAAATTGGCTAGTAGATGTAGGCAAAGGCAGGTTTAAATTTATTCCGCACTAG